The sequence GATGATAGAATAAAATATAATAATTTAGTGGAGATGAAAAATAAAATTGTTGAGGAGTTACAGTTAGATGGTATTATTTGAAGAGTTGAGAAGTTATATTAATAAAGCACGATATAAAGAGGTAAATGTTCAGGAGATTGATTATCCTACCTTTTATGATGAAGCAAATGGGAAATTAATAATTGTATACAATGAACAAATTACCCAAGATGATTCGCTTAGAGAGAAGATTAATAATATATCGAAAAGTATTAGAGAGATTATCAAGAATCATGTTGAATATAATTTATGGAATACTTATTTGCTAGTATTAGTTGATATAAATTTGTTTAACGAAAAATATTATTATGTCGAAAGAGATGTAAGAAATCTTAGGAAATATGTTATCCAAAATGAAAAGGACATTTCACGAATCCCGTTTATAAATATGGCAGAACATAAAATAGATAACGATGGAGTAAAGGGGCATAGCTATTCGCCTTCAGTACAGATTCAAGATTTGTATAAAAATTTAATGGCTAAAGATGGGGATAGAAAAAAATTATCGAAATCTAAGATATCCGAAACTTTAAAAGAGTTAAAATTTTTAGGAGAAAATGATGATTAGATTGAAGCAAGTAATAATTAAAAATTTTAGAAATTTTCAAGGTACACATCAGTTTGATTTTTCAAAAGACGTTACTATCTTTTTAGGAGATAACGGAAATGGGAAAAGTTCAGTTTTTGATGCAATTCAATGGTGTTTAACAGGAAATGTTGAAAGATTCAAGAATGTCAGTAGTGCAGACATCATGAAAAGTGTACTAATAAATAAGAACTCTGATGAATGTGCAGTTGAAATTATCTTTACAACTAATTTATCTTTGAAAAGGGTAGCACCAAGATATGGTAATATTAGAGTTTCTTGTAATTATGGCAATGAAATTGTACGAGGAGATAAAAATGTCAAAGAATATATCGAGGGATTATTCAAGAATTCAAAAGGTGAAAAATTTGATATTCAAGAATTTCTGAAGTCCTCTTTACTTGCTCAAGATCAGGTGTTAGATTTCATTTCAAGTGACACCGCGAACGATCGTTATAGGGTACTATCTTCGATACTAGGAATGAATGAAATAACTAACTTAAAAGAGAATTACGAAAAGGTTAGGAGTTTGCTGGATAATGAAATGGAGAAAAAAGCAGATTTTGTGAAATCTCTTCAAAAGGAAATTGATCTTCAAGAATCAAAAATTGACTATGGATATAAATATCTGATTACTGATGAAATAAGTAATTCTAGTTTCGAGGATAAACAAAAAGAAAATAATGAGCTACAGAAAAGTAAAGCTCAGATTGAAGAGAGACTTACACGATTTAATTTGCAGTATAATAATATTAAACAGGATATTGGTGATCTAAATCAGATTGCTAACACAATTAAATCACTAGAATATGAGATAAAAGAACTTCAAATCGATCAAGAAAAAAACTTAAAAGATTCTGCCTTGAATGATAATTTATTAGAACAAAATAAGAAGAATATTGAACAAGCAAATAAAGAAGAGGAATTTTTATCTAAAAATAAGCTTTATCAATCTGAATTTATAGATATAAAAAATAAGTTGTCTAATTCTAACTTTGACGGATTAACTTTTGAAACGGATAAAGATATACAAAAGAAGATTGAGGATTTAAAGGGACAGGTTGAAAAGTATCAATATGCTTTGTCTCATATTGTTAACTATTACAATTTAATAAACGATAAGGAACAAATTCCAAAATCTATTGACGAGTTTAATAAAAAAAATGAAAAATTAGAAGGAGAAATCCAAGTATTACAAGATAGGGTAGTTGAATTAAAGTCAGATTTTAGCACAGTTGAATCAAAGAATGATATTGACTCACTGATTCAATTAGTTCAAGAGGCATATAAATTTGTGAGTGACCATAAGGAATTTGAGAATACTTGCCCGGTTTGCAGTCAGTCCGTTAAAAATACCCCCAAACATTTTGATGAGCGTATTACTAATCTATTGGAACAAAGTAACATTACAGCTGAAAAAATTAGTGGGTTTAGGAAACGAATAAACGAGATTGAATCAAGCATTTTGAATAAACAAGAAGAAGTTCGTACAATTCAATTAGATATATCCAAATTAAAATATCAAGAGAACGAAATCCAGACAAAACTAGACATTATATTGGGTGATTATCTATATGTTAAAGACAACTTTACATTAGATAAAGAACAGTTGGAGTATTTTATAAATGAATCTCAAAATACTATTGAAAAATGTAAAAAGTATCTAGAGTTAAAAAATAAAAAGAGTATAATCGAAGATCAGTTGGCGGAAACATCTGATATTGAATTCTCAGGTTTAAATTTAAAAGAATTATTGTCAAAAAATGAGGAATTATTAAAACAACAAGACAAATTATTAATACTTCAAAATGACCAAAAGAATTATTTAGAGGAAAAGAATAGACTCTTGAATTTGCTGAACAATGTGAGTGAAATGATTGATGAATATGCCAAGGAATATTCTATTAGCAATTATAATGATATTCCGAATGTTCTGTCAAATTTAATTGATGACAAAAATAATAAAATTATTTCACTAGCTCAAGAGTTAAAAAAGCATCAAGATATTATTATATATAATGCTTTAAATGAAAATATACGTCAAAAAAAGAAATCTTTGCAACAACCTAAAAAAACTATCACAGCATTGAAAGAAAAATTGGAAATTGTAGATGAAGAAATAAAGAAGATTAATGAATCATATAACTTTGTTCAGTTAATTAACAGCAATGAATCAATTATCCAACAATATTTTAATTACCTTAATCCGAATGTATCAAGTTATAGAAATTTATATTTCAATATAAATGATGATGATAATACGTTAGATATTGAAATAAAAAATAGTGATGGAACTACTAACGTTGCTAATGTTTTAAGTTCTGGACAACTGAACGTATTAGCAATCGCTATTTTTATTGCGAAGAATATTAGTCAGAATAGCACAGTGATTGATTTTATTGGTATAGATGATCCTATTCAAAATATGGATGACATTAATCAGTTCTCTATGATTGATGTTCTCAGTCAATTAAAGAAGCAACTCATTTTCACTACACATGATGTAAAATATGTAAATCTATTTCTGAAAAAAAATGAACTTCGCTTAGACGATATTTCTGTATATTATTTGGATGCTGAAAACGATAGATATGAGAATATTTTAATTTGAGATTAGACTCAATGATGGATTATATGTATGTTTAGAATTGAGAGTCAAGATTATTGACCCTCTTTTTTATCATCTCATTTCCTTGTGATAAAATTTCCAACTTTCCTTTGCTATACTTTTCTCAACTTGTAAAAATCTAACTAAGATTTTTCTCTGGGGGTTTGGGGGCGGAGCCACCAAGTTATCTTATCGTTAGCTGTCAAAACTGGAAGGTTTTGGTCGGTTGGCGATATGATTTTTGGGATATTGTGGACACAATATCTGAGCTCGCAAAGCCTTACAAGACGATAGATTTTGTTTTTATAAGTTTCCCGTGGTTGACACGGGGTCGGGAATTATCCGACAATAGATAAAAGTGAGGGAGTAGTATGTCAGAACAACACAGAGACATTCGCAAAGAGATTAATTTGACCGCAAATGAATTAGAAATGATTGACATAATGATGAAAAATAAAGGATTTGAACACTTTTCTTCATTTGCCAGAAACAAGTTACTGGAGAACGAGTTAGAAATGACTGCTGAAAAGTGGTTCACCTTCTGGCGTTCTCAAAAGCTGGAACAAATCAGTCGTGATGTTTATGAGATTTTAATCTTATCAAGGGCAGAACATCAAGTCACCCAAGAACATGTATCCATTCTCTTAACCTGTGTTCAGGAATTGATTCAAGAAATAGGGAACTCCATTCCTCTTAGTCAAGACTTCCGTAAAAAATACATGAGGTAGGCACATGGAAAATCGTTACCGAACTAAGCTAAAGAAAGTTTTCCTATCTGATAGCGAATTGAGTCAGTTGAAACATTGCATCGATCAAAGCGGTTGTCAATCTTTTTCAGAATATGCTCGACGAACCCTACTTGACCCTGGTATGAATTTCATCACCATTGATACAACTGGTTATCAAGATTTGATATTTGAGTTGAAGAGGATTGGTAATAACATCAACCAGATTGCCCGAAGTGTTAATCAATCTCAGTTGATTTCAAGTGAAGAATTGCAAGACTTGAAAAAGGGAATCGCTGACTTGATAAGTGAGGTAGAGAAAGAGTTTAGTGTTCAAGCAAAAAAGTTGAGGGAGTTTTATGGTCATCACTAAGCATTTTGCCATTCACGGAAAGAGTTATCGCAGAAAAATTATCAAGTATATTCTTAATCCTGATAAGACCAAGAATCTTGCATTGGTATCGGACTATGGCATGAAAAATTTTCTGGATTTTCCTAGCTATGATGAGATGGTGCAGATGTATCATGAAAATTTTATCAGCAATGATACGCTTTATAATTTTCGGCATGCTAGGTTAGAGGAAAAGCAACGAAAAATTCATGCCCATCATATCATTCAGTCTTTTTCTCCAGAGGATCATCTCACTCCTGAACAAATCAATCAGATTGGCTATGAGACAATGAAGGAGTTAACCGGTGGAAAATTTCGTTTTATCGTTGCGACTCACGTTGATAAAAATCACCTCCATAATCACATCATTATCAACTCGGTTGATAGTAATTCGGACAAAAAACTCAAGTGGGATTATAATGTGGAACGAAATCTTCGAATGATTTCAGATAGATTTTCTAAAATTGCAGGGGCGAAAATTATAGAGAATCGCTATTCCCACCAGCAGTTTGAAGTTTATCGTAAGACCAATCACAAGTACGAACTCAAGCAGCGACTCTATTTTTTGATGGAAAATTCTACCGATTTTGAGGATTTAAAAAAGAACGCTCCATTACTACATATGGAGATGGATTTCAGTCACAAGCATACCACCTTTTTTATGACGGACTCAACTATGAGACAAGTGGTGCGTGGTAATAAACTCAATCGCAAGCAATCTTACACAGAAGAGTTTTTCAAGAATTACTTTGCCAAAAGAAAAATAGAAGAGCTTATGGAATTTCTTTTACCCAATGTTGATAACTTAGAAACTCTGATAAAAAAAGCAAAACTATTTGGATTAAATATCAGTCCTAAGCAAAAGCATGTTTCTTTTCAATTTGCAGGAGTAGAGGTGAAAGAGACCGAACTAAATATGAAAAATCTTTACGATGTAGAATTTTTCAAAGATTATTTTGAAAAGAGAAAAAAATTGAAAGCTCCAGAACTTAAGGATTTAGTTCAAGTTTATCGAGAAGAGAAAATCTCCAAAGAAAAAGAACTCCCAAGCGAGGAGAAGTTTTGGGAGTCCTATCAAGAGTTCAGGAGAAACAGGGACGCTGTTCATGAATTTGAGGTAGAGTTGTCATTTGATCAAATCGAAAAAGTAGTGGATGATGGAATTTACATCAAGATCAAGTTTGGTATTCGTCAGGAGGGGCTTGTCTTTGTACCTAACATGGAACTAGATATGGAAGAGGATAAGGTGAAGGTTTTTATCAGAGAAACTAGCTCCTACTATGTCTATCACAAAGATGACGCCGAGAAAAATCGCTATATGAAAGGTAGAACGTTGATTCGCCAATTTAGCTCTGAAAATCAAACAATTCCATTCCGCAGAAAAAAGACTGTGGAGATGATTGAAGAAAAGATTGAAGAAGTGGATGCTTTGATTAAGCTGGATGTGGAAAATCAATCTTATATCACGATTAAAGACGAGCTAGTGCGTGAACTAGCAGCGTCTGAGTTGAGAATAAATGCTTTGCAAGAACGAGTGATAACCTTAAATCAAGTAGCAGAATATTTACTAGCTTCAGTTGAAAACAAGCAAGAAATGAAGTTGAATCTTTCAAAATTGAATATAACTGAAAAAATTGGCATTGATGTTGTTGAGAAGGAGTTGAATGAGTTAAGTATACAGATAGCATTAGAGAACGATAGATATGAGAATATCGTATTTAAAGTGAATAAGTTTATCAATCGTTTGAGTAAGAAAATTTCAAAAGAAGAAGGGATAGGTTTTCAAAAATAACCTATCTAGTCATAGTTTATATATAATTTGTATCTTTTGCTTTATTAATTTGTATTTAAAATTTAATCATGTTACAATTGAAATTGAAATCGAATAGAAAAGGAAAATGCAAACGTGGGCACACTTTTAGCAACCAGATTAAAAAATAGACGAAAAGAATTAAAAATGTCTCAGCGAGAATTGGCCGAGGGGATATGTAAACAGGGACAGATTAGTCGATTAGAGAATGGAGAATTTACTCCAGGAGCAGACTTTTTATATGCTCTGTCTAAGAAGTTAAAAGTTAGTATAGATTATTTTTTTAATGAGCAGATTGTAGAAGAGATTGATGAGTTATCAGAGTTTAAAAAGTTAGCCCAGACATTTATCACAAATCGAAATTATGAGTCTTTGAAATATATATATGAATTAGAGAGTGTAAAGGCACATCGCTTGTCTCTAGTAAATAAATTTTATATGGAGTGGATAAAATCTCTTATAGATTTTTATTTCTATGGGCAAAAAGAGGAGGCTGTGGCAAGATTGGAGAAGGTACTGTCTCAGTTAAATGTAACTGATCTGTTCTACCTTCAAATTTCAAATACTCTATTTAATTTTTATTATGATATTGAAGATTTAGAGAGCTTTAATGAAATTCGAGAAAAGTTAGAGTGTCAAGTAAATCAACTCAAGTTAAACACAATCGAAGAATTAAACCTTTCTATTAAATTTAATTATAATGTTTGTCGCTATCTATGGTTGCAGAATAATACTGAAGAGGCTATTACTAAAATCACAGATACGATAAAGCAATGTAAGACGTATAGAACAACGTATCTTTTGGCTGATTTGTATGTATTGATGGGAAATGTTAGTAGAAATTTTTCTTCTAAAGTTGCAGTAAAAGAGTACTTTGAAACGGCTTATTTCCTTTATAAGCTTGAAGGAAATATGTCAACGGCTCTTAAAATCGAGCATTACATTGCAGATATAACAGAATAATAAAGGAGTCTGGGACAAAAGTCTAACCTTAAATATAAAAAGCGAACAAAACGAGTTATCTGATACTCAGAATTCTGTTTTGTTCGCTTTTTTGTCTAATCTATTGATTTTAAAATTTTATAATAAAGAATTCCCAAAATCAAAATCTTTTTTTCCCAGACTCTTTTTTGAATTCAAAAAATACAAATATGTATCTAATAAAAAAAAATAAAAAAACCTTATAAAATAGTTGACGTAATAATATCGAAATGATAAACTAAAGGCAAAAAAGAGGAAAGACATATGAAAAATTTGTTTAAAAAAATTGTTACTTTAGTAGTTATAGTTTTAATTCTGTTAGGGATTGTATCGAAACCCCAATCTCATATAAAGGCAACAGAAATTGATCCTGGTCCTGCAAACGGTGTTTCTAGATAAAAATTTAGATATTAGAAAACAAAATTTAATATATTAAAAAAGAGTATTAAAATTGTTGATGTTTGAATTCTATATCCTGGCAGATGTATTGAAGGGAGTAAAATATAGTTTAAAAAGTTGTTTAAATCATCATTATATTTGTAAGGAGAGTCTTACCTGTACAGGTAAGTATTTAGTTATAACTAAATACTTACTAATCATATATGCAATTGTTTAATTATTAAAGGATTTTTACTATGCAAGAGGTCATTATTACAAATAAAAAATTAGATTATTTATTAAAATTAGCTGAATGTAAGAATCTAATTTTATACTCTAAAACTGGAAATATAGATTACTTTAAGT comes from Streptococcus oralis and encodes:
- a CDS encoding helix-turn-helix domain-containing protein, which codes for MGTLLATRLKNRRKELKMSQRELAEGICKQGQISRLENGEFTPGADFLYALSKKLKVSIDYFFNEQIVEEIDELSEFKKLAQTFITNRNYESLKYIYELESVKAHRLSLVNKFYMEWIKSLIDFYFYGQKEEAVARLEKVLSQLNVTDLFYLQISNTLFNFYYDIEDLESFNEIREKLECQVNQLKLNTIEELNLSIKFNYNVCRYLWLQNNTEEAITKITDTIKQCKTYRTTYLLADLYVLMGNVSRNFSSKVAVKEYFETAYFLYKLEGNMSTALKIEHYIADITE
- a CDS encoding ABC-three component system middle component 1; this encodes MVLFEELRSYINKARYKEVNVQEIDYPTFYDEANGKLIIVYNEQITQDDSLREKINNISKSIREIIKNHVEYNLWNTYLLVLVDINLFNEKYYYVERDVRNLRKYVIQNEKDISRIPFINMAEHKIDNDGVKGHSYSPSVQIQDLYKNLMAKDGDRKKLSKSKISETLKELKFLGENDD
- a CDS encoding SAG1252 family conjugative relaxosome accessory protein, with amino-acid sequence MSEQHRDIRKEINLTANELEMIDIMMKNKGFEHFSSFARNKLLENELEMTAEKWFTFWRSQKLEQISRDVYEILILSRAEHQVTQEHVSILLTCVQELIQEIGNSIPLSQDFRKKYMR
- a CDS encoding AAA family ATPase, which produces MIRLKQVIIKNFRNFQGTHQFDFSKDVTIFLGDNGNGKSSVFDAIQWCLTGNVERFKNVSSADIMKSVLINKNSDECAVEIIFTTNLSLKRVAPRYGNIRVSCNYGNEIVRGDKNVKEYIEGLFKNSKGEKFDIQEFLKSSLLAQDQVLDFISSDTANDRYRVLSSILGMNEITNLKENYEKVRSLLDNEMEKKADFVKSLQKEIDLQESKIDYGYKYLITDEISNSSFEDKQKENNELQKSKAQIEERLTRFNLQYNNIKQDIGDLNQIANTIKSLEYEIKELQIDQEKNLKDSALNDNLLEQNKKNIEQANKEEEFLSKNKLYQSEFIDIKNKLSNSNFDGLTFETDKDIQKKIEDLKGQVEKYQYALSHIVNYYNLINDKEQIPKSIDEFNKKNEKLEGEIQVLQDRVVELKSDFSTVESKNDIDSLIQLVQEAYKFVSDHKEFENTCPVCSQSVKNTPKHFDERITNLLEQSNITAEKISGFRKRINEIESSILNKQEEVRTIQLDISKLKYQENEIQTKLDIILGDYLYVKDNFTLDKEQLEYFINESQNTIEKCKKYLELKNKKSIIEDQLAETSDIEFSGLNLKELLSKNEELLKQQDKLLILQNDQKNYLEEKNRLLNLLNNVSEMIDEYAKEYSISNYNDIPNVLSNLIDDKNNKIISLAQELKKHQDIIIYNALNENIRQKKKSLQQPKKTITALKEKLEIVDEEIKKINESYNFVQLINSNESIIQQYFNYLNPNVSSYRNLYFNINDDDNTLDIEIKNSDGTTNVANVLSSGQLNVLAIAIFIAKNISQNSTVIDFIGIDDPIQNMDDINQFSMIDVLSQLKKQLIFTTHDVKYVNLFLKKNELRLDDISVYYLDAENDRYENILI
- a CDS encoding MobC family plasmid mobilization relaxosome protein — protein: MENRYRTKLKKVFLSDSELSQLKHCIDQSGCQSFSEYARRTLLDPGMNFITIDTTGYQDLIFELKRIGNNINQIARSVNQSQLISSEELQDLKKGIADLISEVEKEFSVQAKKLREFYGHH
- a CDS encoding SAG1250 family conjugative relaxase, which produces MVITKHFAIHGKSYRRKIIKYILNPDKTKNLALVSDYGMKNFLDFPSYDEMVQMYHENFISNDTLYNFRHARLEEKQRKIHAHHIIQSFSPEDHLTPEQINQIGYETMKELTGGKFRFIVATHVDKNHLHNHIIINSVDSNSDKKLKWDYNVERNLRMISDRFSKIAGAKIIENRYSHQQFEVYRKTNHKYELKQRLYFLMENSTDFEDLKKNAPLLHMEMDFSHKHTTFFMTDSTMRQVVRGNKLNRKQSYTEEFFKNYFAKRKIEELMEFLLPNVDNLETLIKKAKLFGLNISPKQKHVSFQFAGVEVKETELNMKNLYDVEFFKDYFEKRKKLKAPELKDLVQVYREEKISKEKELPSEEKFWESYQEFRRNRDAVHEFEVELSFDQIEKVVDDGIYIKIKFGIRQEGLVFVPNMELDMEEDKVKVFIRETSSYYVYHKDDAEKNRYMKGRTLIRQFSSENQTIPFRRKKTVEMIEEKIEEVDALIKLDVENQSYITIKDELVRELAASELRINALQERVITLNQVAEYLLASVENKQEMKLNLSKLNITEKIGIDVVEKELNELSIQIALENDRYENIVFKVNKFINRLSKKISKEEGIGFQK